In one window of Bifidobacterium crudilactis DNA:
- a CDS encoding DEAD/DEAH box helicase: MDGHSPGYGMRTGRHANESVRGSGIRNEESRLPQGLGGGVSYGHWQVVPDATLKQRGGSAYFRAYQVISSGRLHNLRSASEGDVLSLSATVDGIEGLSADYRVAATIDQGAGDITDASCSCPAFGRFGSLCKHVIALVMAYNDKPEDFHQREGDAPRRTIQRTSRELQAFMLQEDADLKQQAKTRQLELLKEVGSLADSGGSGVVSQPNRRMGIGTVSLRPSIEFTALGWQLRLHIAVSSHAVNYVVKDIRELVRAVRWQQYVAYGKKLGFVHTRDAFDDRSKGVLDILDRAVDIRDSVSEHRMDSYRRSRKAPSTAMPLSEDEIAELLDLYVDTGLPVEYAPPEQYFMAAMPALVVDGDPDLGLMIDTADSEAGAEATDSGQRPLQADAKTQDFVIHANLCIERFVKGHRSSFVMVRPVAGNQSDGSDYPRIHRCSDTFIRNRKLLAVLCGSSEGESLYLGRQDIDAFVRTVLPALSMSSAASGESQLDGRGATSRGIPVSMPEELLRLRKLPCNIEIYLDRDREGITCDLQARYGDDRFHVFDGVQAGSGVLRDKETERLAVEAIRHYFPRPQGPIARIPEAQDEAIYKLLNEGLAVLRSMGEVFSTPAFDGLTAVSHPTIKLGLSVKSGLVEISPIADEIAPEDIPALLASYRRRKRYHRLRDGSFVDVRNMDVDALDEVSGDLGLSVTELDKGGVKVPAFEAYYLDSQVDDDDKDPSFTAYLQDMKVVDPATYTLPEVFRGVLRPYQVEGFRWLNALCDKGFGGILADEMGLGKTVQLLSFLLGRLDESRDVGPSLIVCPASLVYNWAAECAKFAPSLRVSVVAGSKAERRELIQAHACCDVLITSYDLLRRDVEDYTGITCFALVLDEAQYIKNHATLSSRAVRSIDARHRFALTGTPIENRLSELWSIFDVLMPGILGSYRHFRERFEMPVISGDEHAQEKLQAFVGPFMLRRLKSQVLKDLPDKIENVVTVRLEGEQRRLYAALEQKLRMSLNKQKDVDFEQGKIQILAQLMRLRQVCCDPRLIYDNDGDASAKPELVKPGTSAKLDAIEELVSNCRDAGRKMLIFSQFTSYLDLIAARLRTVGVQYDVITGATAKKRRVELVEQFNRDETPVFLISLKAGNTGLNLTGACVVVHADPWWNAAAQDQATDRAHRIGQTQDVNVYQIVAKDTIEERIIALQRSKTDLATRFVDDASTATGGSLSALSKADLLALLG; this comes from the coding sequence TTGGATGGGCATTCGCCGGGGTATGGCATGAGGACAGGGCGACATGCAAATGAATCAGTCAGGGGATCGGGTATCAGAAACGAAGAGAGCCGCTTGCCGCAAGGCCTTGGTGGCGGCGTGAGTTATGGGCACTGGCAGGTCGTACCCGATGCTACTTTGAAACAGCGTGGCGGTTCGGCGTATTTCCGCGCGTATCAGGTGATTAGCAGTGGGCGCCTGCACAATCTCCGCAGCGCATCCGAAGGGGATGTCTTGTCCCTTAGCGCGACGGTGGACGGCATCGAGGGATTGAGCGCTGATTATCGAGTTGCTGCCACGATAGATCAGGGTGCCGGCGACATCACCGATGCCTCATGCTCATGCCCTGCATTCGGACGCTTCGGTTCCTTGTGCAAGCATGTCATCGCTTTGGTGATGGCGTACAACGACAAGCCCGAGGATTTTCACCAAAGAGAAGGCGACGCCCCACGCCGGACGATACAGCGAACCTCGCGGGAGTTGCAGGCCTTCATGCTCCAGGAGGATGCAGACCTCAAGCAGCAGGCGAAAACGCGGCAACTCGAGCTGTTGAAGGAAGTCGGGAGCCTCGCGGATTCCGGTGGATCGGGAGTCGTTTCGCAACCCAATCGCAGAATGGGCATCGGAACGGTGAGCCTGAGGCCCAGCATCGAATTCACCGCTCTTGGGTGGCAGCTTCGACTGCATATAGCCGTGTCTTCGCATGCGGTGAATTATGTGGTCAAAGACATCCGCGAGCTTGTCAGGGCGGTCAGATGGCAACAGTATGTCGCGTACGGCAAGAAACTGGGTTTCGTTCATACCAGGGATGCCTTCGATGACAGGTCCAAAGGTGTTTTGGATATTCTCGACAGGGCGGTCGATATCCGCGACAGCGTGAGCGAGCACCGTATGGATAGCTACCGTCGTTCGCGGAAGGCTCCCTCAACGGCTATGCCCCTGTCTGAGGATGAGATCGCGGAGTTGCTGGATCTGTACGTAGATACGGGGCTGCCGGTTGAATACGCTCCTCCTGAACAGTATTTCATGGCCGCCATGCCTGCTCTTGTCGTGGACGGGGACCCTGATTTGGGTCTGATGATCGACACGGCCGACTCGGAGGCAGGGGCGGAAGCAACGGATTCGGGTCAACGTCCACTGCAAGCCGACGCCAAGACTCAGGATTTCGTCATTCATGCGAATCTGTGCATCGAACGCTTTGTGAAAGGGCACCGCTCCTCTTTCGTGATGGTCCGCCCGGTTGCAGGCAATCAGAGTGACGGCTCCGATTACCCTCGTATCCATCGCTGTTCGGATACCTTCATCAGAAACCGCAAGCTTCTTGCTGTGCTCTGCGGCAGCAGCGAGGGCGAATCACTGTACTTGGGCAGACAGGATATCGACGCCTTCGTGCGTACCGTGCTTCCTGCACTCAGCATGTCATCAGCGGCTTCAGGGGAGTCTCAGCTCGATGGTCGTGGTGCAACGTCGCGAGGAATTCCGGTGTCGATGCCCGAAGAGCTCCTTCGCCTGCGCAAACTGCCGTGCAATATCGAAATCTATCTGGATCGGGACAGGGAGGGGATCACCTGCGACCTCCAGGCCAGGTACGGCGATGACCGTTTCCACGTCTTCGATGGTGTGCAGGCCGGGTCGGGAGTGTTGAGGGACAAGGAGACCGAGAGGCTTGCCGTCGAGGCGATTCGACATTACTTCCCTCGGCCGCAGGGTCCTATCGCGAGGATTCCGGAAGCTCAGGATGAAGCGATTTACAAGCTGCTCAATGAAGGGCTTGCTGTGCTCAGAAGCATGGGTGAGGTGTTTTCGACCCCCGCATTCGATGGTCTGACGGCAGTCAGCCATCCCACCATAAAGCTTGGGCTTTCAGTGAAATCGGGTCTGGTTGAAATCTCACCGATTGCCGATGAGATCGCACCGGAGGATATACCCGCGTTGTTGGCAAGCTACCGACGGCGCAAACGCTACCACCGCTTACGCGACGGGTCGTTCGTCGATGTGCGCAACATGGATGTCGACGCGTTGGACGAAGTATCCGGCGATCTGGGGCTTTCCGTGACGGAGCTGGATAAGGGGGGCGTGAAGGTGCCGGCCTTCGAAGCCTATTACCTCGACAGCCAGGTTGATGATGACGACAAGGACCCGAGTTTTACGGCCTATCTGCAGGATATGAAAGTCGTCGATCCCGCCACATACACCCTGCCGGAAGTGTTTCGCGGTGTGCTTCGTCCATATCAGGTCGAAGGTTTCCGTTGGCTGAATGCATTGTGTGACAAGGGCTTTGGTGGGATTCTTGCCGACGAGATGGGTTTGGGCAAAACGGTCCAGCTCCTCTCCTTCCTGCTTGGCCGCTTGGATGAATCACGCGACGTGGGGCCCAGCCTGATCGTCTGTCCTGCTTCGCTGGTGTACAACTGGGCGGCGGAATGCGCCAAGTTCGCACCGTCGCTACGCGTATCGGTCGTCGCCGGAAGCAAGGCGGAGCGCAGGGAATTGATACAGGCTCATGCATGCTGTGACGTCCTGATTACCTCATACGACCTGCTGCGCCGTGATGTCGAGGATTACACCGGCATCACGTGTTTCGCACTGGTGTTGGATGAAGCCCAATACATCAAGAATCATGCGACGCTGTCATCCAGGGCCGTGCGTTCGATAGATGCGCGCCATAGGTTCGCGCTTACCGGAACGCCGATAGAGAATCGACTGTCGGAACTCTGGAGCATATTCGATGTGCTGATGCCCGGAATCCTGGGCAGTTACCGTCATTTCCGCGAACGTTTCGAGATGCCTGTTATCAGCGGGGACGAACACGCCCAGGAAAAGCTTCAGGCCTTCGTCGGGCCGTTCATGCTGAGACGTCTGAAGTCTCAGGTGCTGAAGGACCTTCCGGATAAAATCGAGAACGTGGTCACCGTCAGACTCGAGGGCGAGCAGCGCAGACTGTACGCGGCCTTGGAGCAGAAGCTTCGTATGAGTCTGAACAAACAGAAGGATGTCGACTTCGAACAGGGGAAAATTCAGATTCTCGCACAGTTGATGCGTCTGAGGCAGGTGTGCTGTGATCCTCGACTGATTTACGACAATGACGGTGATGCTTCGGCGAAGCCGGAGCTCGTGAAGCCTGGAACCTCCGCAAAGCTTGATGCGATCGAAGAGCTCGTCTCGAATTGTCGTGACGCGGGGCGCAAGATGCTGATCTTCTCCCAGTTCACCAGCTACCTCGACTTGATTGCCGCCCGACTTCGGACCGTGGGGGTGCAGTATGACGTGATCACCGGCGCCACCGCGAAGAAACGGCGGGTGGAGTTGGTCGAACAGTTCAACCGTGATGAGACCCCGGTGTTTTTGATTTCCCTGAAGGCCGGGAATACGGGGCTCAATCTGACCGGGGCGTGCGTGGTGGTTCATGCGGATCCCTGGTGGAATGCGGCGGCGCAGGATCAGGCCACGGATCGAGCCCATCGCATAGGTCAGACTCAGGATGTGAACGTGTATCAGATCGTCGCCAAAGACACGATCGAAGAACGCATTATTGCGCTTCAACGCTCCAAAACCGATCTTGCCACCAGATTCGTCGATGATGCCTCAACCGCGACAGGCGGTTCGCTCTCTGCACTGAGTAAGGCCGATTTGCTGGCATTGCTCGGCTGA
- a CDS encoding cation:proton antiporter, producing MSFAVLALLCAVAMLGPVLSLNRMMHIPVVIGELLVGMVLGRSGFQVVDSNNEILTFLAQIGFALVMFVAGTHVPLRQSAMLKGLTRGALRAVTVSVLAVPLGLLVAWIFGTGHGAVYAVVIASSSASIVMPALGGARVTTASGLEMLVQLAVADASSIIVLPLVLEPQRAGRAALGAGAVLLIAALFGVVLMWLRKTGYWHKVHHLSEERGLAIELRMTLTMLFTLAAIAVSMGVSVMLAGFALGLAVAAVHEPHRVANQTFALTQGFFEPIFFVWVGSSLDLHSVISDPKAILLGFSLAAASLLAHGLMAISRQPWPIALSTSAQLGVPVGAVAMGKSMGVFAGGEATALLLGALLTILVVTVLSGRLLRAVGGDMPIRRSVVPDTASPL from the coding sequence GTGAGTTTTGCCGTATTGGCGCTGCTTTGCGCCGTAGCCATGCTCGGTCCGGTTCTCAGCCTGAATCGCATGATGCATATCCCTGTGGTTATCGGTGAGCTTCTGGTGGGCATGGTTCTCGGACGTTCCGGTTTCCAGGTTGTGGATTCGAACAACGAGATTCTCACCTTTCTGGCACAAATCGGTTTCGCATTGGTGATGTTCGTGGCCGGTACGCATGTTCCGCTGCGACAATCCGCGATGTTGAAGGGATTGACAAGGGGAGCGCTCAGAGCTGTGACCGTGTCTGTGCTGGCCGTTCCTTTGGGATTGCTGGTGGCATGGATTTTCGGAACAGGGCACGGTGCGGTGTATGCCGTGGTGATCGCATCCTCGTCGGCGAGCATAGTCATGCCTGCACTCGGCGGTGCGCGCGTCACCACTGCTTCCGGTCTTGAGATGTTGGTGCAGCTCGCGGTGGCGGATGCATCCTCGATAATCGTGTTGCCTTTGGTACTGGAACCTCAGCGAGCGGGGAGGGCGGCATTGGGTGCAGGTGCGGTGCTGCTGATTGCGGCCTTGTTCGGCGTCGTCCTCATGTGGCTCAGGAAAACGGGGTACTGGCACAAGGTGCACCATCTCAGCGAGGAACGTGGTCTGGCGATTGAGCTCAGGATGACCCTGACGATGCTGTTCACGCTTGCGGCGATTGCGGTTTCCATGGGAGTTTCGGTCATGCTGGCCGGATTCGCCTTGGGGCTGGCAGTGGCCGCGGTGCACGAACCTCACAGGGTGGCGAATCAGACCTTCGCACTCACTCAGGGCTTTTTCGAGCCGATATTCTTCGTCTGGGTCGGCAGTTCCCTCGATCTCCATAGTGTGATTTCGGATCCAAAGGCGATACTGCTGGGCTTTTCCCTAGCTGCTGCATCCTTGCTTGCTCATGGTCTGATGGCGATATCGCGGCAACCTTGGCCGATTGCGCTTTCGACATCGGCACAGTTGGGTGTTCCAGTCGGGGCCGTGGCCATGGGCAAGAGCATGGGAGTGTTCGCCGGAGGCGAGGCCACCGCATTGCTATTGGGGGCTTTGCTCACGATTCTTGTCGTTACGGTGTTGAGTGGAAGATTGTTGCGTGCCGTGGGTGGTGATATGCCGATACGCCGGAGCGTTGTCCCTGATACGGCATCGCCGCTGTGA
- a CDS encoding Ig-like domain-containing protein has translation MVTAQAAQAETATSSSQSEQQSNAVQGCSYGSGGPNADALCWIDFSTFGTVSADSMPANKPLTINLGRYKITMNVKVSAGADGANGVLATQLPTWTESGKSGSLLGATKAGQDYYVGTSGKPALYQVVANPGITTDFAQRDTVSLEQIQVFDTQNNDAPVTSGYSLVMADAESTGPSHEGFTWTSDKALNKYLDVTPSGWAKPCTKGLTGLGSTSVTCETANGTVPGNGIVMVSADAPTTISSAFRNSAGGNSRQGIAIAVVFSTATAGLNVVQNGGSNAGFTVTAKNEGGTLGATSSSGGETSSGKQQFLSGAEGSKTTYSIAKSTGSNTTSEDAYKIIWECQVNGEKYTPVLSADGKSATVTTPANGASSCVATATAEPPTTGDAAKTINPNTTAELSPETTPGAGAIKAVAFADGSTTKTVPGEGTWTIKLVNGQPKATFTPEAGYTGKVTEQPYTVTDVNELTATGKLDVTINVPPTTGDASKTVAQGESATLMPKSTRGTGALTQVAFDNGQQSKTVPGEGVWTIDLVNGQPKAKFTPEAGFTGKVTEQSYTVTDVNGLTATGKLDVTIKPTTGDASKTINPNTTATLTPKTIPGSGDITSAAFADGSTAKTVAGEGTWTIKLVDGQPVATFTPDKDYSGKVTPQSYTVTDANGLTATGKLEVTIKVPAVTVVPSTPSTPSSSDGAASVPAGKSLAHTGAAVASVLVVAGLLAVLGFAILRIRKNSKN, from the coding sequence ATGGTCACTGCGCAAGCAGCCCAAGCCGAAACCGCCACCTCAAGTTCTCAGAGCGAGCAGCAGAGCAACGCGGTACAAGGCTGCTCGTACGGCAGCGGCGGCCCTAATGCTGATGCCCTGTGCTGGATAGATTTCAGCACCTTCGGCACGGTCTCCGCGGATTCCATGCCTGCGAACAAGCCATTGACGATTAACCTTGGTCGCTACAAGATTACGATGAACGTGAAGGTCTCAGCAGGTGCTGATGGCGCTAATGGGGTTTTGGCGACTCAGCTCCCGACATGGACCGAATCAGGAAAGTCGGGTTCGCTTCTTGGCGCGACCAAGGCTGGACAAGACTATTACGTGGGGACTTCGGGGAAACCCGCACTCTATCAAGTCGTTGCCAATCCCGGAATCACGACCGATTTTGCTCAGCGGGACACGGTCTCTCTCGAACAGATACAGGTATTTGATACTCAAAACAACGATGCACCTGTGACATCAGGGTATTCGTTGGTAATGGCGGATGCGGAATCCACAGGACCTTCGCACGAGGGCTTCACCTGGACTTCTGATAAAGCACTGAACAAGTACCTCGACGTGACTCCCTCCGGATGGGCTAAGCCTTGCACAAAGGGGCTTACAGGTCTCGGAAGCACGAGCGTGACTTGCGAAACGGCAAATGGAACCGTGCCGGGGAATGGTATCGTCATGGTTTCCGCAGATGCTCCGACAACGATAAGTTCCGCATTTCGCAATTCTGCAGGCGGAAATTCACGGCAGGGCATAGCAATCGCAGTCGTATTCAGTACGGCAACAGCAGGCCTCAACGTAGTTCAGAACGGTGGCAGCAATGCAGGTTTCACCGTCACTGCGAAAAATGAGGGAGGCACCCTCGGAGCAACCAGCAGTTCAGGCGGAGAGACCTCAAGCGGCAAACAGCAGTTCTTGTCAGGAGCAGAAGGCTCAAAAACCACGTATTCCATAGCTAAATCAACGGGTAGCAACACTACCTCTGAAGACGCATATAAGATTATTTGGGAATGCCAAGTCAATGGCGAAAAGTACACACCCGTGCTGTCCGCTGATGGTAAGTCGGCAACGGTCACCACTCCGGCGAACGGTGCTTCTTCTTGTGTGGCCACGGCGACAGCCGAGCCGCCGACGACGGGTGATGCTGCGAAGACGATTAATCCGAACACGACCGCCGAGTTGTCTCCTGAGACGACCCCGGGTGCTGGTGCTATCAAGGCGGTTGCCTTCGCGGATGGTTCGACCACGAAGACGGTTCCCGGTGAGGGCACGTGGACGATTAAGCTGGTGAATGGTCAGCCGAAGGCGACGTTCACTCCTGAGGCCGGGTATACCGGCAAGGTGACGGAGCAGCCGTACACGGTGACCGATGTCAATGAGCTGACGGCCACGGGCAAGCTTGATGTGACCATTAACGTGCCGCCGACGACGGGTGACGCGTCGAAGACTGTCGCTCAGGGTGAAAGTGCCACGTTGATGCCGAAGTCCACGAGGGGTACCGGGGCACTCACTCAGGTGGCGTTCGATAACGGTCAGCAGTCGAAGACGGTTCCTGGTGAGGGTGTGTGGACGATTGATTTGGTGAATGGTCAGCCGAAGGCGAAGTTCACTCCTGAGGCCGGGTTCACCGGCAAGGTGACCGAGCAGTCTTACACGGTGACCGACGTCAATGGCCTGACCGCCACGGGCAAGTTGGATGTGACCATCAAGCCGACTACTGGCGATGCGTCGAAGACGATTAACCCCAACACGACCGCCACGCTCACGCCGAAGACGATTCCTGGTTCCGGTGACATCACGAGTGCCGCGTTCGCCGATGGTTCGACCGCGAAGACCGTTGCGGGTGAGGGTACGTGGACGATTAAGCTGGTCGATGGTCAGCCGGTAGCGACCTTCACKCCTGATAAGGATTACTCGGGCAAGGTCACTCCTCAGTCGTATACGGTGACCGATGCCAACGGTCTGACGGCCACAGGCAAGCTTGAGGTAACGATTAAGGTGCCTGCCGTCACTGTCGTGCCCAGCACTCCTTCAACGCCGTCCTCGTCTGACGGCGCAGCGTCGGTGCCTGCCGGGAAGTCCTTGGCCCATACCGGTGCCGCCGTGGCATCGGTGCTCGTCGTGGCGGGTCTGCTCGCCGTGCTGGGCTTCGCGATACTGCGAATCAGGAAAAACTCCAAGAACTGA
- a CDS encoding DNA-3-methyladenine glycosylase I, which translates to MNVLPRENHREDCPVLHRCPWGDSEDMQMRQYHDLEWGTPLHDSRALFELLSLELMQSGLSWRTILHKRQGFIRAFHNFDPHVVMTLDAEGDGLLSDPSIIRNRRKIQAVINNAEAIVALENRGISFNEYVWQFVNHQSITNQVTDYTQSPCQSPISITMSKSMKRDGFSFVGPVVVYSFMEAAGLVNDHESSCFRWAQLAQGSQSASQGLQA; encoded by the coding sequence ATGAATGTTCTCCCCCGAGAAAATCACCGAGAGGATTGCCCTGTACTGCATCGCTGCCCTTGGGGCGATTCGGAAGACATGCAGATGCGCCAGTATCATGACCTTGAATGGGGGACGCCTCTTCATGACAGCCGAGCGCTGTTCGAACTGCTGTCGTTGGAGCTCATGCAGTCCGGCCTAAGCTGGAGGACCATTTTGCACAAGCGGCAGGGCTTCATCAGGGCATTCCACAATTTTGACCCACATGTGGTGATGACGTTGGACGCGGAAGGCGACGGGTTGCTATCCGACCCTTCGATTATCAGGAACCGTAGAAAAATTCAGGCGGTGATCAATAACGCCGAAGCCATCGTCGCACTCGAAAATCGCGGCATCTCGTTCAATGAGTATGTCTGGCAGTTCGTAAATCATCAAAGCATCACGAACCAAGTCACCGACTACACACAATCCCCTTGTCAAAGCCCCATATCCATCACCATGAGCAAAAGCATGAAACGTGACGGTTTCAGCTTTGTAGGCCCTGTTGTCGTCTACTCCTTCATGGAGGCGGCAGGGTTGGTCAATGACCATGAAAGCAGCTGTTTCAGGTGGGCGCAGCTGGCGCAAGGTAGTCAGTCCGCGTCGCAAGGCCTGCAGGCCTGA
- a CDS encoding GH1 family beta-glucosidase encodes MTFTFPPDFLWGTATASYQVEGAVHEDGRTPSIWDTFCERSGTIADGSSGAVACDQYHRYREDIELMQELGVGAYRLSISWSRIIPEYRGPVNDKGVQHYRRVLQALRDAHIRPVVTLYHWDLPQYLQDRGGWAVRETAEEFERYADVLARELGELVDTWTTLNEPWCSAYLGYGSGVHAPGIQDYGQALAAAHHLNLAHGLAVQAIRRRLGDEAKVSVTLNLQVCRAASASPADMRAKEQSDLFANEIWLGPMFDGRYDPRLLQSTEGISDWAFVHHGDMETIRQPLDSLGINYYSTMYVRQREHDLVTASARPAGPYSSPMPAQEGVEVLPPEGQLTAMGWNQEPEGLRDLLVEMSKRYPGLQLMVTENGSAWDDTVENGGSPFGGEIVHDPHRVTYLEEHIKAVAEAIDEGAPVSGYFAWSLLDNFEWSLGYGKRFGILRVNYDNQERIWKDSGLRFREIVRGNAI; translated from the coding sequence ATGACATTCACATTTCCACCCGATTTTCTTTGGGGAACCGCCACGGCTTCATATCAGGTCGAAGGTGCCGTACATGAGGATGGAAGAACCCCATCCATTTGGGATACCTTCTGCGAGCGTTCGGGGACGATAGCAGACGGGTCGTCGGGAGCGGTCGCCTGCGACCAGTACCACCGCTATCGCGAAGACATAGAGCTTATGCAGGAGCTTGGCGTCGGAGCATATCGCCTGTCTATCTCATGGTCACGAATCATTCCCGAATACAGGGGGCCGGTAAACGACAAGGGCGTGCAGCATTATCGCAGGGTTCTTCAGGCATTGCGAGATGCGCACATCAGGCCGGTGGTGACCCTCTATCATTGGGACCTTCCCCAGTATCTGCAAGATCGCGGAGGTTGGGCTGTGCGGGAGACCGCTGAGGAATTCGAGCGATATGCTGATGTTCTGGCGCGGGAGCTCGGGGAGCTCGTCGATACCTGGACGACTCTGAACGAGCCCTGGTGCTCCGCATACCTTGGGTACGGCAGCGGCGTCCACGCGCCGGGAATTCAGGATTATGGGCAGGCGCTCGCCGCCGCGCACCATTTGAATCTTGCCCATGGGCTTGCAGTGCAGGCGATTAGGAGGCGACTCGGGGATGAAGCCAAAGTGTCGGTTACCCTGAATCTTCAGGTCTGCCGTGCGGCGAGTGCCTCACCGGCGGATATGAGGGCAAAAGAGCAATCCGACCTTTTCGCGAACGAAATCTGGCTGGGTCCGATGTTCGATGGACGATACGACCCCCGATTGCTGCAGTCCACGGAAGGTATCAGCGATTGGGCTTTCGTCCATCACGGAGATATGGAGACCATCCGGCAGCCGCTGGACAGTCTGGGAATCAACTATTACTCGACGATGTACGTCCGTCAGCGCGAGCACGACCTTGTGACTGCATCGGCTCGTCCTGCCGGTCCATATTCGAGTCCCATGCCGGCTCAGGAAGGCGTCGAGGTGTTGCCTCCCGAAGGCCAGCTCACCGCAATGGGCTGGAATCAGGAGCCGGAGGGTTTGCGCGATCTACTGGTCGAGATGTCCAAGCGCTATCCCGGTCTGCAACTCATGGTCACCGAGAACGGTTCAGCCTGGGACGACACGGTTGAAAACGGCGGCTCGCCGTTCGGGGGCGAAATAGTTCACGATCCTCACCGAGTGACGTATCTGGAGGAGCATATCAAGGCCGTTGCGGAGGCGATAGATGAGGGAGCCCCGGTATCGGGGTATTTCGCCTGGTCTTTGCTGGATAATTTTGAGTGGTCTTTGGGGTACGGCAAACGCTTCGGCATACTTCGGGTCAATTACGATAATCAGGAACGTATTTGGAAGGATTCGGGTCTCAGATTCAGAGAAATCGTCAGAGGCAACGCCATATGA
- a CDS encoding carbohydrate ABC transporter permease has translation MTDFDRWSKKEPIASPALEQIYGRRVAAASRRRNARLGMTSEGRKPGWASYAVLTFFMLLFLFPLYYAVSIASQDTPANQYGVRALVMGGSLFRNLARAFGEIKFWQALGGTLMVATLVSVSTVLFSTLAGYSFAKLRFKGSGVLLTFVVGTMTIPQQLSVVPLYILANKAGLFGSLWAVIIPGLVTSFGVFWMTQYLRDALPYELIEAARVDGASMIRTFWSVAMPAARPATAMLFLFTFIGQWTNYFWPMLILGSNKNSMLTVAAATLKGAHFTDYTIVMSGVILTTFPLIILFFIAGKQLVSGIMAGAVKG, from the coding sequence ATGACTGATTTCGATAGATGGTCGAAGAAAGAGCCTATAGCTTCACCTGCGTTGGAGCAGATATATGGCCGCAGGGTCGCGGCAGCCTCACGCAGACGGAACGCACGCCTTGGAATGACCTCTGAGGGAAGAAAACCAGGTTGGGCAAGCTACGCGGTGTTGACGTTCTTTATGCTGTTGTTTCTGTTCCCGCTGTACTATGCGGTTTCCATCGCATCCCAGGACACGCCTGCGAATCAGTATGGGGTGCGTGCGCTGGTGATGGGGGGCTCGTTATTCAGAAACCTGGCAAGGGCTTTCGGAGAAATCAAGTTCTGGCAGGCACTTGGAGGCACGCTGATGGTGGCCACGCTGGTCTCCGTCTCAACCGTGCTGTTCAGCACCTTGGCCGGGTATTCATTTGCGAAGCTGCGCTTCAAAGGCAGCGGGGTGCTCTTGACCTTCGTCGTGGGCACCATGACCATCCCACAGCAGCTAAGTGTGGTACCTCTCTATATTCTGGCTAACAAAGCCGGGCTTTTCGGCTCGTTGTGGGCGGTTATCATACCCGGTCTCGTCACGTCCTTCGGCGTCTTCTGGATGACCCAGTATCTGCGTGACGCCTTGCCGTATGAACTGATCGAAGCGGCCCGGGTCGACGGCGCGTCGATGATCCGCACCTTCTGGTCGGTCGCGATGCCGGCGGCACGACCTGCAACGGCGATGCTATTCCTGTTCACCTTCATCGGCCAATGGACCAACTATTTCTGGCCGATGCTCATTCTCGGTTCCAACAAGAACAGTATGCTCACGGTGGCCGCCGCGACATTGAAGGGCGCTCATTTCACCGACTACACGATTGTGATGTCGGGCGTCATACTGACGACCTTCCCGCTGATCATTCTCTTCTTCATAGCAGGGAAGCAACTGGTCTCGGGAATCATGGCAGGAGCGGTCAAAGGATGA